A window of Watersipora subatra chromosome 10, tzWatSuba1.1, whole genome shotgun sequence genomic DNA:
CTTATACCAAGGTCGAAAACTAGTCGAGTGCTCAGTGAGCCCTCTGGCTGTGAGGCCTCTAGAGAGCACATGTCGGGTTGATATTGATGAGATGATAGGCAAATCAGAATGCACTAAAGAGAAGGACTTTGGCTATGAAGATGGCCAACCATGTGTTTTGCTAAAGATGAACAGGGTAAGGATATGGTTCACGTGTTTTTGGCAAGACCTAAGTTGAATCCAGATTCTTTTTGCATACTCCACCAGAGCAGTGGTTGTTAACCTGGGTTCGATCAAACCCTTGGGTCTGGTGAGTCAGTTCCTGGGCTTTGGATGTCTCTCAAAGGCAACAACAAAATCACATTGATTTTTAAGGTCATGTCTTCTTTATAAAAAAGATACAGATTTTTTTAGTGAGTTAATTAAATTCTTATTAAATTCCCTACACTTAAGGGGATGCAACGTGGCAAACCAATACAATGCATTGTGTAAGCCTTCAACTCCAATTTACAGCCGTAGGTGAAATCGGTTgtatgtgtgggtgtgtgtgtgcgcgtgtgtttAAGTGTATCTGTGTCTATGcatgtgtttatatatttgcttGTGCAGATGTGTTTAGGTATTTTTGTGGACAGACATCTCCAAGAACATTTTTCGCGATTTAGTAGTTGCGTTATATTTCACCAAAGTTGAACGATGGTCTTCACAAACGCTTTGGTCTCTGCAGGTATTTGGTTTCAGCCCGCAGCCATATGCATCCATTGATGAACTGGTGCAGGACAATAAACTGAAGACACAACCACGATTCTTAGCATTCACTCCAAACCTGACAATTGCTATCGGGTGTGAGGGAGAAAACCCAGCTGATCGTGAAAATATCTTGGACGGCGGAATTGTCTTCTATCCGAATGAACAGGACAATGGCTATGCAGGACTCCCAAAGGTAAGGATGAGTTGATCTAGTAAACTGCAGTCGATCTAGTATAATGTTCCCAGTTGTTGTTGCAGCTACTAAATTGAATATGTTTGACTTTCAGTAGACTTCTATGGATTAATGTACAAATAGGGATTTGCTGTCTGAATATGTCAATTAGGTGGAGCCATCTTTTGTGACTAATTTATATgctaaggtaatatgtaagatgTGATATAAATGCTGTTTGATTGTCCAGCACTAACCGAGGTCATGTGTTGGTGTATATGTAGAATGTAGGCTGTTGATGTTTGGAGTAGTTGAAGCAGAGAGCCAGGGCTATGCGCTATCATTCATATAGACTGTTGAAATAGGAAGCAATGACCTCTAAATGTGTTTGAAAAAAGATAACACCGTGTTTTATCTTTTGAGCAGTTTCTCTAGTCTTCCAATTCTACCCTCTTGTTTTATGCGTTCCTTGTGTGTACTGCTAATGACTAAATAGACAACCTTGACCTCTGAGTCTAGATCTGGTGTGGCAATGAGAGTGTAAGGACCTCATTGCTAAAAACAAGGGTGGGTAAATCCACATTCACCCTAGCCAGCTTCTTCACCGGTCATTTAGATCTTTGTCACAGGTACACAGGAGGAAGGCCAAGTTTGTGGATGCAGAGGTGCATCTACCTCCCAAGTTAAATCTCAACCGAGCTTCTGTTTGCACTCCAACAATAACAAGCAAATATCCTACTCCATTGTTAGGAGTAGTTGTTATGTTATGTCTGTTCTCTTGTCACTTTTTGCATTCAACATATTTATCTTAGATTGTCACCTTTCATGTGCATCTCATGCTGTCTATCATGTTTTCTAATATCAATTGTTGCCAAGGTCGTAAACGGTGTGCAGATAAAGACCAAATGTAATTTTAGTTCTGTCGAGTTTTAGTAGTGCACTGCATAGAGTATGTGATGTTTGAACAAAATGTTAGATATCATTCCATGGAATGCATAATAATTTTGTCTTTTGTAGATAAACTATCCATTTCTAAACCAGGAAGGGTTTCTTTCTCCATTTATCATGATGAAGTTTAAGAATTTCAACCGACGAGTTGTTATACAGGTAATATCTGTAAAcgaccattattattattattttaaattaccattattaatttattattataaatggcAATTATTCTGATATTACGTGTTTCCTTCAGAAGCAAATATCTGCTTATATGGTATTTCCTATTTTCATTTTGGTGTAGTTGTTATACACAATTGTACTAGTGTTATAATATTTCTTTACTTTCAAACTTCTGCTATTCTAATATTATATTCACCCGTCAACAGCAAAGAGCTCATGTACTGACTCAATATTTACCCTTCAACACCAAAGAGCTCATGTATTGACTCAATATTCACCCTTCAACAGCAAAGAGCTCATGTATTGACTCAATAATCACCCTTCAACAGCAAAAAGCTTATGTATTGACCCAATATTTACCTTTCAACACCAAAGAGCTAACGTACAGACTCAATATTTACCTTTCAACAGCAAAGAGCTCATGTACTGACTCAATATTTACCCTTCAACACCAAAGAGCTCATGTATTGCATCAATATTCACCCTTCAACAGCAAAGAGCTCATGTACTGACTCAATATTCACCCTTCAACAGCAAGGAGCTCATGTACTGACTCAATATTCACCTTTCAACACCAAAGAGCTCATGTACTGACTCAATATTCACCCTTCAACACTAAAGAGCTCATGTACTGACTCAATATTTACCCTTTAACAGCAAAGAGCTCATGTACTGACTCAATATTCATTCTTCAACACCAAAGAGCTCATGTATTGGCTCAATATTTACCATTCAACAGCAAAGTGCTTATGTACAGACTTAATATTCACCCTTCAATAGCAAAGAGCCCTGATAGCCAAGTGTTTATAAACTAGGGCTGTATCATCCCTTCCACATCTAAAAGTTTCTATGCTGAAACTGTATTTTCCCCCAAACATGCAAATTGCTTCTCTGGTTTTttctagagatgccccgattctaatttcaccagccgattcagataccgattcgatataccgattcttattgaaaaataatccgattcagataccgattcagattcttttgtgttgcatagattatTGGTAATtgtattatgcaaatataatgcaaaataatataaatattaatgtatttatttgtttgtatttatgaaaaaagatatacatgtatatatattcacatactgacataccgtgcatctaataacaaaacagtccatgtttcttgaaatatgtcattaataatggtaattactgttagtggtaaagctctctctgtgataatgaagtctctcttctactgctgaacaaaatgctgcgcctgtacaagtctagagcaaataaatgcgtcttttaattaccgttagtgattcaattatctcagtgagacgtctttttcttctatcactatcgatgtagccagtcgtactgaagaaggacTCGCTTGCCACAGACTATGGAGAACAGGCTAaacaccgataagccactgaggttattttatgcgatacaaacgatacatcatatcgtcatgatcaagagagagataactttatgcatcgattGCTCAAATTATTTtcgcaatgctagtaaatagaaaaattacaccgcattcttgtttctcattaTGGTTCTattgtttgtgattggctgcaataaatcatatcgctgtaattgggaaataccgcactttgtgattacatcctgactaaagccaaaaatattgctcagctgtgtggatgtttattaggctatagacatgaaatagattgtgtgacaggtccggaattcattaggtaaaagcaAGGAACtcgcagctgatgattttttattaaagtagcaggctaaaatacaggtttctgctaaatagctgatatgtaaaaagtatctgaagtttccgattttttaagaaaagatcggccgataccgattcagatacttaacatcCATATTGGCACCGATTCCGATATCAAAATCGGGGCAATTCTAGTTTTTTCCTTCAACAGCAAAGAGTTCCTGAACTGATTTTATTTAGCCCCAGCTGTAGAGAGAATTATGCCCATAATACGCGCCCACTTTCTCTCTTCATTCACAAAGAACTGTTGTGTTAGTATTGTATCTACATCATTGAACTCATACAGTAAATCTAAGCTGCCTCCAGCCACAAAGTACCACCGCTTTAATCATAGCTAGAGATTCTATTTTTGGCAAATCTCAGTTCTATCTTTATATCTATGCAGTAGGGCCTGTACGTGGGTAGCTCAGTTATTCCTAAGTCATACGTTGAAACCACTGTATGTATATTGgagcaaattatttttaacaatgcattgtttttagtttaatttGTTCCACTGCTCAAAATCTATGCAGAAGTTAAGCTAAGGCTTATGCGAAATatgtaaaaagaaaaataaaaaaattgaaataaactgAATTGGTGCCACGAGCTGTATTTAAATTAAGATTCCTAGACTCAACAGTGTGTAGGTGAAGAGCTAGAAGTGGCTGGTCACGGAGTCACATCACACATCTACTCTCATTTACACTGATgaattttaaatatgtttagattttttctCACTATTTGTGAAGCCGTAAGGTGACCAAGTGGTGTAGCATGTGATTTTTAATCTTACACTCCCGGTTTGATTCCTATGTGGTGCAATTCGTTTTCCTAAAGCTCTCTGTATAGATTCGGACCGATAAACAGGCAGACACGctcttattatggtaaagatgTGTTTTGCCTAAGTTCCATGTGTACATAAGGTGgaacttatatatgtataagtttGTACAAGGTCACATTCACTCATGAAACTGCAATGTTTCAAGAAACTTTGAATAGCCGCATAAGGAGATGTTTGACTGTGTCAATTgatgttaattttaataaaatcagAAATGACAAGTTTTACATACATCAAGTTGCTGAGtgctaaacatattttttagatTGTCTGCACAATGTATGCCAGAAACATCGTTAATAGTGGCAAAGCGCAAAAGCATGGAATTGTGAAGTTTGAGCTACTCAAGGACTAGGAAAGACTGAGAGGTCGCATGTTTCTTATTGTGAATGTATACATCTATGGTTTGCTTCATGAGTAATTACCATTTGCTTCATCAATATATCTCTAAAAATTTTATTGATATATCTGTAGATCGTGCGTTTATACATCTATGATTACATTGACAAATAACATTCCTGATTTTACTTTTACTAGTTCTTGTCATATAACTGCCGAGTGCTCTTGGCCTTTGGATATGCCTTGATACAAGTCTCTTATAACATTCCACAGTTTACGTTTGTTCAGCAACAGATTCTTATGTGCAAATCTTCATTTGTAAAGATGCTTTTATGGGTCATATTTCTCTCATGTAAAAGATTAAGGGCACTTTTATTTAGAGTGTTTAGAAGTATTAAGTTTTAACTATTGCAGAGCCATTTATATACTTATAGTTGATAATCGAAAGAGAATGTGATGaaactgcaaacattttttatgccgtcttttatacattataataaaatattttaacttgtGCACAATAATTGACATTGATCTTGGATTTCTCAATTATCTAACCTAGGAATCTAGAAATTGAGTATATAGAACAATATCAACTATATCCATTGCTGAAAATTCCAAATCttgatataaaaaattgtttcactgAAGTTTTCCATATTAAAAACcacataattatattacaacAAAGTACATAGAACGACCTCTCCATCCTTTAGATATGCGTATCTCTTAATTCCCAAACCGAGCCATTTAGAGTTGTACGTCTATGAGAAATATGAAGACGCAGCAACATTGTTTTATCGGAGTTGTCTAGTCATGGACATATTAACCAGTCAATCCTACAACATCGTTTTCAATCGTTGCGCGAGACGACAGAAAACCCCCCATTCGACTAGACCAAACCGTTTAGTTGGACTTTGGACAAACCCTGAGTTTGTTACCAAGATTTTTCATTGCGTCTTCCTGTTGAGAATCGTTTACTTTCATTCGTACCGTATACTTTGGTTCAATTATAAACCAAAAGACGTCAAACATGTATCGGTTTGCAAGGAATACTCTAAGCCACTCTAGTCAAGCGCAGAAGACCTTAGTTTTTCGAGGAAAATATCCACGGTAAATAACATTCATTTGTAGCGTAAACATGTTCATGTAGCTAGTCACGTACGATACACTACCCAATCCTAAATTGTTGCACAATGAGACCATATGTTTTTGTACATATGTGGAAGCAAAATGACGCATCTCATTGTACCTGAAGGTTGAAATGGGTCCCACTattattaaaagaaacattaagGCCCAACAACCAGTTTCCCCATGCTTCGTTCTTAGATAAATTTCAACATGAAATTAAAATGACCAATATTGTTTGGAGAAACTTTTAGTTTGACATACTTTTGCCTTGTTTTACTTGTTCATTCGACTTGAAGAGAATGCAAAAAtgatatatataccgtatataatatacggtatatatataatatatcattacAACCTCTTATTCAGATACTCTGCGGTTCTGTCCACGACTAGACTGCAGAAAAGAGATTATGCTGCTGAGACAAGCGAGGTAAATATGACGTGCTATTGTTCCACATACTAACTTTTTTTAGTGAACTTTTAGGTAATAAATCTCAACTGGCGAtatatataaaaaggtttattgGTAATTTTAACAAACAGTTGAATATGAAATCTGGCCCCTACAATGACTATTTTTAATTAACCCAATTTATTCTGTGTGAAGTTGAGTTTAATGGATTTGTCGCATTCGTACAATCTTATTCTAGTTTTGGTGACATATTTGCAACTTGACTAACTCGTTCTTTGGCAAATATGGGTATCGtcatcctttttaatgttaaaGAACTTGTGCAGAGTATATCCTTATTTTTGCTTTTcacctttttaaaataaatacttgTGTTTagattattacatatatattaaagaAGATAGTATTTCAAAATCACACATTGCTGAAAGTCCTCCCTAATCTATGAACCTGCATTTGAATGATTTAAGGGGTCTTGAATCAATCAGAGTGTTGGTGCTATGACTGAAGTAGTTTTTTACTAGTGCAGTTGTTTGTTGCAGTCCTTCTGTATGAATATGTTCCGAGGTCAAGCTGTTACTAGGCAAGTCTTCCCCTATCCAGCCACCGATGGTAAGTATTAATTTGGTTGTTTATAGCATGCATGCTAACTGCAATGCCAGCTGGTGATcttattttaatacaattgCTGTGGTTGCAGTCCTTGATGAGGACCGGAAAGAAACCTTGGATGCCCTTGTTGATCCAGTGAGCAAATTCTTCGAGGTAAGCTCTGACATACTCATGCCGGGTCACTTTTATCTGGTGTATACACTCTCAGTTAGTAAACGGAGAGTCAGGTTTGTATACTTCATTTAAGGCTAGCGCTCAAAGTTTCGCGTAACTCATGTCAAATTTGTGTACTCTGTGTCAGATTAGTCTACATCTATATCAGGTTTGTACATATTGTGTTAGGTATGCTGTACACCTCACAAATAGTCAGTATACCTTACAGCAGGTTAGTGTACCTCACAGCAGGTTAGTATACCTCATGGCAGGTTATTATACCTCATAGCAGGTTAGTTTACCTCATGGCAGGTTAGTGTACCTCATGACAGGTTAGTATACCTCATAGCAGGTTAGTATACCTCATGGCAGGTTAGTGTACCTCATTGCAGGTTAATTTATCTCATGGCAGGTTAGTGTACCTCGTAGCAGATGATTATACGTCATCGCAGGTTAGTATACCTCATGGCAGGTTAATATACCTCATGGCAGGTTAGTGTACCTCATAGCCGGTTAGTATACCTCATGGCAGGTTAGTTTACCTCATGGCAGGTTAGTATACCTCATAGCAGGTTAGTATACCTCACAGCAGGTTAGTATAGTCATGGCAGGTTAGTATACCTCATGGCAGGTTAGTATACCTCATAGCAGGTTAGTATACCTCATAGCAGGTTAGTGTACCTCATAGCCGGTTAGTATACCTCATGGCAGGTTAATATACCTAATGGCAGGTTAGTGTACCTCATAGCAGGTTAGTATACGTCATGGTAGGTTAGTATGCCTCATCGCAGGTTAGTATGCAGGTTGTTTCAGGCTATTACAGTGATCGCGCACTGTCTGTCCAATTGGTTGCTGTAACACTACAAAAACTTTGATAAGATCATGTGAATATAATACAGGAAGTGAATGATCCAGCCAAGAATGACGAGCTGGAGAGGATTGAAGATCACACCTTGCAGGGACTCAAAGAACTCGGCGCATTCGGTCTACAGGTGCCAGTTGACCACGGTGGAATTGGGCTTTCTAACACTCAGTATGCGCGTCTCGTTGAAATCGTCGGCAGTCATGATCTGGGTAACTGATCAGCCATATTGGCATTCTATATTTGTTAGATGTGAACCAGTGCTATGTATTTGTGAGTTCGAAGTGGTATGATTGGTTTGAACAATCGAACCAAACAACCAACCTCAGCTTTTGGTAGTTCCTCAAATTTTGTTCTAGTCTGTCTTGATTTTTAGCAAGGTTTGTAGCTATGAAAAACAACGCAAACATCCTTTTGCCATCATAGCATTGGTATGGGTCATGGGAATCAGTGATCAGTATTGCTATGTTACTCGAACTGCAGGATTTCAGTTTTCTTAAGATCTGGTTGCTGGTGGATCACAGGTCACTACAGTTTTTCATAGAATACACCACAGTATTTCTGGTTCTATTGGTAAGggaatttaatttttaaaataatcagGGTAAGTTAAAGGAGATGAGTAGCAGCATTACAGCATTATCATGCTGGGAATAATATACCTTTCTAGCACAGCCTTCTCTTCACTCACTTAATAGCTAGGTGTCTGCTTGTTTTTAAACACAATGAAATTTGaataatatttcaaatatattctctgatatgaaaatgaattaagTTTGAAATGAACTGTTTATTGTAGATTTTGAGTCTTAGAAGTTTCGTGAAAGAAAATAACCAACTTTGAATGCGTGATTATGAACTAGTTGCTTTAAGTAACTAAACACTACTGCAGATTGTTTGCGGCTCATATACTTTGTATATCTATGAGTGTGGCCGGTTCACTTAAGTTTCAGGTTTAGATTATGTAATGTCACATGCCTCTGCCTTTCATAAGACAATTCTGTTGAATGATAGGCGAAGGAGTAGTCAAGGAGTTAAGCTGTTGCTATGTTACAGCACTTGTAGCATGTTTTAAGATGACCTTGACCGAACTAAATAGAATAGCTCTGATACAACATTGACTATCACTCAcactaaattttaataattattttgttttgttcttGGTTTTAAAATCATTTATAAATAATTGGACAACAGTAAAATTATGGTTAAGTATCAGTCCTTAGACTGTGAACTTGAGGATTGACATTTTATCATTCTCAATTTCTTAGTCTTAACAGTGCCTTTTCATAAACTAGGGCTAGTTGGATATTCCTGATACATGTGTTTCCTGCACATGTATCAGGAATATTCCACTAGCCCGGACATGTTCAAAGTTCGGCCCGCAGGCCAAATGCGGCCCATGGTCAATTTTCATCCGGCCCGCAGCCTCTGGCATAAAATCAGTAACGTCTGGCCCGCCTGtagaattaaccctttgaaccctaacgcCGATTTTCTAGCATTGCTTAGGGTGTGTCAAAATCCCTAATGGCCGGAAttctggcattcacatggctttgtttccAAAAGCAGTTTCCAAGTAACAGCGTAAGCCAATCagattaattcttgcacaggatgcTTGACCAGAAATGCCTCAACCATTTGTAACAGTTCTCAAATATCTTTACTTCCTTcgatttaataacaaattttattagaacggtATCGCGAAAAAACTGATACGACTCGTTTGTTaataggtcataaatgattgtgatgcaaataaagagttttatgatactaactataattttccaatatatttttggaatcatgaaatgatgatgaacatgcgCTCACTGGAtttgatgctactgtaaatgcttttacgagtttttttaaatcgtacaaatttttatagttttggcccgaataatggtgacacactgtttttttcttctgtttgatgacatttgctgtgggctGCTCGACCTTTTTACTAATGTtctcaccaaatatcattgtattataagcatgtttagttatatttaatcaaagtttaaaaacttaagatcgttggacagattgctTCGGTTACTGACACGCACTGACAAAAAATGACcaaggttcaaagggttaagaaaTTAGGTAGAGGCGCTGTTACCTGCGTGTTAAACATTTGAAAATCTAATCAACATTTATAGTTACTGCCATTTTTTAAATGAGCTCTCCACttgttgatatgcctattatttgttaatttgtctgtaattttgtttaaaaattctataaatattaaattgcCATGGTGagttatttttttgtttcaagtaTAATTTTTACCAAAGAGTACAATTACTTCTGTGCAACTGTTaaaaaagttagtgttaaaaaagtgaagttgagtgattattaattttcaattaTATTGTCAATGCAGTTTTGATATGCTTGTTTCAAACGAACCAAAACACATGCTTAAGatagctgaaattaaaataaaaaagtaaatgtGAAACACAGATTGGCtcggttaaatttattttatttaattgcagttatatgtaaaaaaatgtCCGCCAAGGTTGGCCCCCAAATTTTTAAACACACCAAATCTGGTTccttttgcaaaaagttttgaCACCTCTGCTGACTAGCCTATTATTTGTCAGCAAGGAAAATAGTTTACCATTGACTAGTACCCTGCCCCGTGTGAGATCCTTATTTGTAATAATTATCTGCAGTTATATTGGATGTGGCAATGCGATTGATTGGTGCGGCTGATGAAGTGCCGGTCTGCCTTGTCGAAggttgtgagttcgaatcccgtatgaaacattatttttttcaacacCAATCATGGCTACAGACGAACGGACATGACTCTTATAGTAAACAGTTTCAACTCTCACGAATATTTCCTTTGCAACTTAACATGGAATGGGTACACAGGCTAGCGAACCTCTTCATCAAACACTAATTAGTATAATCAAGCACGGCCAAAACACTTGAATTTCCTGTAAGACGAGTAAATGACATACCGTAGATATTCTTATGATAACCGTCTGGTCATCACAGGTTAATACATTTTAGCTTTTTTCCTGTTTTAAATAAAGCGGAGCCATTACCTCAATCATGTCTTACAACGACTGGAAATTTCTGATGTTAGTCGGGATTACCAACTAAGTTCTCCAGACCTGGCTTTGAATAAACTGCCTCATAGGCTAAAGAGTAAAAAAATAGGCCTACATACAACTTTTCCTTTTCACATGGGATGAGCCAGATGGCTAGAGAGCACCAAAacttcttttttcttttgtggCATGACACTGAGCATTTCATATAGCTGTGTTTTAATGCTCAATGTTTGCTCTCCTTGTAGGTGTTGGTATAGCCCTAGGGGCTCACCAGTCCATAGGCTTCAAGGGTATAACACTGTTTGGAAATGAGGAGCAAAAGGCTAAGTACCTTCCAAAGCTTGCTTCTGGGGAGGTGTTTGCTGCTTACTCTCTCACAGAACCTTCCAGTGGATCTGAT
This region includes:
- the LOC137405561 gene encoding sodium/potassium-transporting ATPase subunit beta-2-like, encoding MAYGHDEKPNSTLRFIWNSDELKFLGRSIDSWALITVYLIGLYLFLAAFVVACIAVFYETLDNTVPKWYGEDSLTMNNPGLGIRPLPQFDTTLIRFQQGKPSSYKPYTDHLESYLMQYENNLYQGRKLVECSVSPLAVRPLESTCRVDIDEMIGKSECTKEKDFGYEDGQPCVLLKMNRVFGFSPQPYASIDELVQDNKLKTQPRFLAFTPNLTIAIGCEGENPADRENILDGGIVFYPNEQDNGYAGLPKINYPFLNQEGFLSPFIMMKFKNFNRRVVIQIVCTMYARNIVNSGKAQKHGIVKFELLKD